In Onthophagus taurus isolate NC chromosome 6, IU_Otau_3.0, whole genome shotgun sequence, a genomic segment contains:
- the LOC111417476 gene encoding uncharacterized protein — translation MNLLIIKVVFWLMGCCLVVGQQVTYTFKEFPYKEHPKNEALFREYESACEQGCNGSGVSKVLCVRQCISPSCYRDLYSYDPLEEGEVDVRLNSFKGCFIQRYNKFRP, via the exons atgaatCTTTTGATAATTAAAGTGGTTTTTTGGTTGATGGGGTGTTGCTTGGTTGTAGGTCAACAAGTTACTTATACGTTTAAAGAATTTCCTTATAAAGAACATcctaaaaat GAAGCTTTGTTTCGCGAATATGAATCAGCATGCGAACAAGGATGTAATGGGAGTGGAGTTTCAAAGGTTTTGTGTGTTCGACAATGTATTTCACCCTCTTGTTATCGAGATTTATATAGTTATGATCCg TTAGAAGAGGGTGAGGTAGATGTAAGACTAAACAGTTTCAAGGGATGTTTTATTCAACGTTACAATAAATTTCGACCTTAA
- the LOC111416542 gene encoding hyccin isoform X1 gives MADILVLDWMEEYDSLTESEIHTYATEQEHNQEVMLALFALLEEPQQSRKTDLIERICKQFLNFYRSGEKSLRRFVMQYIPSFVWLHLSAKEVYPEIETLLLSLYNLEVVDGNGQSKIISFRVPSLAQNSIYHDSSTLEPAFIAENSLRRYEECNTKLVNWGPLPQVESLNAQNRQRVVTALVFLYNQDASSVPATNVECICRVISKIINQGFQMGGNRTSTDSENSQTNSLPRLIVSNTLLLELLHIVYNALQRGINGASQTLRDIYQRATYETYADVLLATHALQSLVHQTPTANLHLKPPSKPHVSKSMITNASFRTKKLPDDIPIQRDEEATADASLDSIVEEGPETGSDRIKLRGRSGSALKHLPKLSGLKKQRMKSSPTPHRHSIENEPPVMELPVQAVAAVAGGGEQVSLISGNFQENNVNNEGVQVVSTV, from the exons ATGGCTGATATCCTAGTTTTGGATTGGATGGAGGAGTACGATTCATTAACAGAAAGCGAAATTCACACTTACGCTACCGAACAAGAACATAATCAAGAGGTTATGTTGGCTTTATTTGCTTTATTAGAAGAACCCCAACAAAGTCGAAAAACGGAT ttaatagaaagaatatgtaaacaatttcttaatttttatcgcTCTGGCGAAAAATCTTTACGAAGGTTTGTAATGCAATACATTCCGAGTTTTGTTTGGCTCCATTTATCAGCAAAGGAAGTATATCCAGAAAttgaaacattattattaagcCTCTACAACTTAGAAGTAGTAGATGGAAATGGCCAATCAAAGATAATATCGTTTCGAGTGCCAAGTCTTGCCCAAAACTCAATTTATCATGACTCATCAACCCTTGAGCCAGCTTTTATAGCTGAAAATTCTTTAAGAAGATACGAAGAATGCAACACAAAGTTGGTTAATTGGGGCCCATTGCCACAAGTTGAGTCTTTAAATGCCCAAAATAGACAAAGAGTTGTTACAGCTTTGGTGTTTTTATATAATCAAGATGCTAGTAGTGTACCTGCAACGAATGTTGAATGCATATGTAGGgttatttctaaaataattaatcagGGCTTCCAAATGGGTGGAAATAGAACTTCAACGGATAGCGAAAATAGTCAAACAAACTCATTACCACGACTCATTGTCTCAAACACTCTActtttagaattacttcacaTCGTTTATAACGCTTTACAAAGAGGTATTAATGGAGCATCACAAACATTAAGAGATATTTATCAAAGAGCTACTTATGAAACTTATGCAG ATGTTCTTTTAGCAACTCACGCCCTTCAAAGTCTCGTTCATCAAACCCCCACAGCTAATTTACATTTGAAACCACCAAGTAAACCGCACGTTTCAAAATCGATGATCACCAATGCTTCATTTAGAACGAAAAAACTTCCAG ATGACATTCCAATACAAAGAGATGAAGAAGCTACAGCTGATGCCAGTTTAGATTCGATAGTAGAAGAAGGACCAGAAACTGGATCCGATCGAATTAAATTGAGAGGCCGTTCTGGAAGTGCTCTCAAACATCTCCCGAAACTATCCGGTTTGAAAAAACAGCGGATGAAAAGTAGTCCAACTCCCCATCGACACAGCATAGAAAATGAGCCTCCTGTGATGGAACTTCCGGTTCAAGCTGTGGCTGCGGTTGCAGGTGGTGGGGAACAGGTTAGTTTAATTTCGGggaatttccaagaaaataaTGTCAATAATGAAGGGGTACAGGTTGTTAGTACTgtgtaa
- the LOC111416542 gene encoding hyccin isoform X2, translating into MADILVLDWMEEYDSLTESEIHTYATEQEHNQEVMLALFALLEEPQQSRKTDLIERICKQFLNFYRSGEKSLRRFVMQYIPSFVWLHLSAKEVYPEIETLLLSLYNLEVVDGNGQSKIISFRVPSLAQNSIYHDSSTLEPAFIAENSLRRYEECNTKLVNWGPLPQVESLNAQNRQRVVTALVFLYNQDASSVPATNVECICRVISKIINQGFQMGGNRTSTDSENSQTNSLPRLIVSNTLLLELLHIVYNALQRGINGASQTLRDIYQRATYETYADVLLATHALQSLVHQTPTANLHLKPPSKPHVSKSMITNASFRTKKLPGKKKS; encoded by the exons ATGGCTGATATCCTAGTTTTGGATTGGATGGAGGAGTACGATTCATTAACAGAAAGCGAAATTCACACTTACGCTACCGAACAAGAACATAATCAAGAGGTTATGTTGGCTTTATTTGCTTTATTAGAAGAACCCCAACAAAGTCGAAAAACGGAT ttaatagaaagaatatgtaaacaatttcttaatttttatcgcTCTGGCGAAAAATCTTTACGAAGGTTTGTAATGCAATACATTCCGAGTTTTGTTTGGCTCCATTTATCAGCAAAGGAAGTATATCCAGAAAttgaaacattattattaagcCTCTACAACTTAGAAGTAGTAGATGGAAATGGCCAATCAAAGATAATATCGTTTCGAGTGCCAAGTCTTGCCCAAAACTCAATTTATCATGACTCATCAACCCTTGAGCCAGCTTTTATAGCTGAAAATTCTTTAAGAAGATACGAAGAATGCAACACAAAGTTGGTTAATTGGGGCCCATTGCCACAAGTTGAGTCTTTAAATGCCCAAAATAGACAAAGAGTTGTTACAGCTTTGGTGTTTTTATATAATCAAGATGCTAGTAGTGTACCTGCAACGAATGTTGAATGCATATGTAGGgttatttctaaaataattaatcagGGCTTCCAAATGGGTGGAAATAGAACTTCAACGGATAGCGAAAATAGTCAAACAAACTCATTACCACGACTCATTGTCTCAAACACTCTActtttagaattacttcacaTCGTTTATAACGCTTTACAAAGAGGTATTAATGGAGCATCACAAACATTAAGAGATATTTATCAAAGAGCTACTTATGAAACTTATGCAG ATGTTCTTTTAGCAACTCACGCCCTTCAAAGTCTCGTTCATCAAACCCCCACAGCTAATTTACATTTGAAACCACCAAGTAAACCGCACGTTTCAAAATCGATGATCACCAATGCTTCATTTAGAACGAAAAAACTTCCAG GTAAAAAGAAGAGTTAA